A section of the Deinococcus seoulensis genome encodes:
- a CDS encoding GDSL-type esterase/lipase family protein yields MTNPTRKRVVTLDDLNVLNQNAAYARQKGEEASVAAHQANTARQTLEPLGEATRAAGEYATQAAQAATLAKNNATAAAVQASQAAGEAVVAAELAEGAAGSANQAAGAATTAAQRVTDAVLDLTDIKDDIAQQTADTLAQFEAQATAKIGEVDAAIAATQNGARIANAVATITPTLTSTSTGSESALTYSTGSIITAWGFPVGTRTNFNRVSFNIQPHAAPITRVRVRVKNGGYEGTVVADVILNVTTTVGVKSLITAEFSLVATADWVEWFCDQPTGFFKLVDGTLPGSLRFANGGSTTDTTLGPGQASIGSITFTFADYSASTVTPRPTWTDLINAELGYERDAVATLGTVEDQLTTLTGESLNSTKALNTLATSGSQFYGFGFPVGAKQNFNYIEFNVLQVSDSKPVTRLRVRLRQTNGSGTILAEKLLTVRGVTGARTLARWKLGSTIANASATPLWLEVFADGWIGYAGVYTGTGTAEYVPPTYPAARFVAGSTPSVDAALAVDFSPPGNIWARFGLSSTRALALNNSFVRGITDTINPVQPWTPTSILPSTLYAVEGQELSVYWDSVLNLPGELAEYDIAFYTGTGKGLLHNRRWAWTPTAADAGTTVGATLFVKRFGVTVLEAATSIQVTGLSTAASTRKTLVIGDSITNRGVWMSEVIRLTQRGTDPLDLTSIGTRAGTEVPVGNPAVSTEGWEGKTIAFHYADPLSNFTFNGTDPAGTVFSFSQYLTANGFSMSAGDLVAVHLGTNDLGPAATVADANTKISEMVTQVEAMIANICAAVPGINVGVIVPIQPGTRRPRTALHTYQRLWQQRILRTFGGRTAQNIYVIPMAHALDTDYGYPYVIEPVSARSAALTTPMTQVRLTDWIHPNVSGYFQMADAFYAFVKWLWR; encoded by the coding sequence ATGACGAACCCAACCCGTAAACGCGTGGTCACCCTGGACGACCTGAACGTCCTGAACCAGAACGCCGCGTACGCCCGGCAGAAAGGCGAGGAGGCCAGCGTCGCCGCGCACCAGGCGAACACGGCCCGTCAGACCCTCGAACCGCTCGGCGAAGCGACCAGGGCAGCCGGTGAGTACGCCACCCAGGCCGCCCAGGCGGCAACCCTGGCGAAGAACAACGCCACGGCCGCCGCCGTGCAGGCCAGTCAGGCCGCCGGGGAGGCGGTGGTGGCCGCTGAACTGGCCGAAGGAGCTGCTGGTAGCGCGAACCAGGCGGCGGGCGCGGCGACGACCGCCGCGCAACGGGTCACGGACGCCGTGCTGGACCTGACCGATATCAAGGACGATATCGCGCAGCAGACGGCAGATACCCTCGCGCAGTTCGAGGCTCAGGCAACCGCCAAAATTGGCGAGGTGGACGCCGCCATCGCCGCCACGCAGAACGGCGCACGCATCGCCAACGCCGTGGCGACCATCACGCCGACCCTCACCAGCACCAGCACCGGCTCCGAGAGTGCGCTCACCTACTCCACCGGCAGCATCATCACCGCCTGGGGGTTCCCGGTCGGTACGCGCACCAACTTCAACCGCGTGTCGTTCAACATCCAGCCGCACGCCGCGCCGATCACGCGGGTTCGGGTGCGCGTAAAAAATGGCGGGTATGAGGGTACCGTCGTTGCTGACGTGATCCTGAACGTCACCACCACCGTGGGCGTAAAATCCCTCATCACGGCAGAGTTCTCGCTGGTCGCCACTGCGGACTGGGTGGAATGGTTCTGCGACCAGCCGACCGGGTTCTTCAAACTCGTGGACGGCACGCTGCCGGGCAGCCTCCGGTTCGCGAACGGTGGCAGCACCACCGACACCACGCTCGGGCCTGGGCAGGCCAGCATCGGCAGCATCACGTTCACGTTCGCGGACTACTCGGCCAGCACGGTCACGCCCCGCCCCACGTGGACGGACCTGATAAACGCTGAACTGGGGTACGAGCGGGACGCCGTGGCGACCCTCGGGACGGTCGAGGATCAACTCACCACCCTGACCGGGGAGAGCCTCAACAGCACCAAGGCGCTCAATACCCTCGCCACGAGCGGGAGCCAGTTCTACGGGTTCGGATTTCCCGTCGGCGCGAAACAGAATTTCAACTACATCGAGTTCAACGTCCTCCAGGTCTCGGACTCCAAACCCGTCACGCGCCTGCGGGTGCGCCTGCGCCAGACGAACGGCAGCGGCACGATCCTCGCAGAGAAACTGCTGACCGTGCGGGGCGTGACGGGCGCACGCACCCTGGCCCGCTGGAAACTCGGCAGCACCATTGCCAATGCCAGCGCCACCCCGCTGTGGCTGGAGGTATTCGCGGACGGCTGGATCGGGTACGCCGGGGTGTACACCGGCACCGGAACCGCTGAGTATGTGCCCCCCACCTACCCGGCTGCGCGGTTCGTCGCGGGGTCCACGCCCAGCGTTGATGCAGCGCTCGCCGTGGATTTCAGCCCGCCCGGCAACATCTGGGCGCGGTTCGGGCTGAGCAGCACCCGCGCCCTGGCCCTGAACAACAGTTTCGTGCGGGGCATCACGGACACGATCAACCCCGTGCAACCCTGGACGCCCACCAGCATCCTGCCGAGCACCCTCTACGCTGTGGAAGGGCAGGAGTTGAGCGTGTACTGGGACTCCGTACTCAACCTGCCGGGCGAACTCGCGGAGTACGACATCGCGTTCTATACCGGCACCGGGAAGGGCTTGCTGCACAATCGCCGCTGGGCGTGGACGCCGACTGCGGCAGATGCAGGGACCACCGTGGGCGCGACCCTGTTCGTGAAACGCTTCGGCGTGACGGTGCTGGAGGCCGCCACATCCATCCAGGTGACGGGCCTGAGTACCGCTGCCAGCACGCGCAAAACGCTCGTCATCGGGGACAGCATCACCAACCGGGGCGTGTGGATGAGCGAGGTGATCCGCCTGACGCAGCGCGGGACGGACCCGCTGGACCTGACGAGCATCGGCACCCGCGCGGGCACGGAAGTCCCGGTAGGAAACCCTGCCGTGAGCACCGAGGGCTGGGAGGGTAAGACCATCGCGTTCCACTACGCCGACCCGCTCAGCAATTTCACGTTCAACGGCACGGACCCGGCTGGCACAGTGTTTTCGTTCAGCCAGTACCTCACGGCGAACGGGTTCAGCATGAGCGCGGGCGACCTCGTGGCCGTGCACCTCGGCACGAACGACCTGGGGCCAGCGGCGACCGTCGCGGACGCCAACACCAAAATCAGCGAGATGGTCACGCAGGTGGAGGCCATGATCGCCAACATCTGCGCCGCCGTGCCGGGCATCAACGTGGGCGTGATCGTGCCCATCCAGCCGGGCACGCGCCGCCCCAGGACCGCGCTGCACACGTACCAGCGGCTCTGGCAGCAGCGCATCCTGCGAACGTTCGGCGGGCGCACCGCGCAGAACATCTACGTGATCCCAATGGCACACGCACTGGACACGGATTACGGCTACCCCTACGTGATCGAGCCGGTCTCGGCGCGTTCGGCGGCGCTGACCACCCCGATGACGCAGGTGCGCCTGACCGACTGGATTCACCCCAACGTGAGCGGGTATTTCCAGATGGCAGATGCGTTCTATGCGTTTGTCAAATGGCTGTGGCGCTGA